One Aegilops tauschii subsp. strangulata cultivar AL8/78 chromosome 7, Aet v6.0, whole genome shotgun sequence genomic window carries:
- the LOC141028090 gene encoding uncharacterized protein, whose amino-acid sequence MRWSEETVLQIGSATTFAIIVEFFPCKAKLSDGSVQDIDRDTTVRLDVEFADVDPQELESMKEKAVGNLVKRIGESIVWGPEQEVSLQRFDNYNGEYVRIEDGESMVAEIDQQEGWASKQVTFYAELIDLQTHSRVGYVPSKMAAQVEDNEWVSQKKMLALLTEPTVVAEDTGTDADGEEGTHGARKIVVDWNVVELNEKTDLVITPISDIDMAEMFGIQVDDKDKEKDDSSLPADGNTCPRNANEDEEELMREAADDVDDADDNELVCLYDKENPVIEVGKLWPSMKEFRMSFRTYSVKIEFDAKTMWTDRKKIMLGAKVMMVVAILANGTCLPDYNLMEVQ is encoded by the exons ATGAGATGGAGCGAGGAGACAGTGCTTCAAATCG GTTCTGCCACCACATTCGCAATTATAGTGGAATTTTTTCCCTGTAAAGCCAAGCTCAGTGATGGCAGTGTCCAAGACATTGATAGAGATACCACCGTGAGGTTGGATGTCGAATTTGCAGACGTTGATCCCCAGGAATTGGAGAGCATGAAGGAGAAGGCCGTGGGCAATTTGGTGAAGAGAATTGGGGAGAGTATTGTTTGGGGTCCAGAACAAGAGGTATCTCTGCAACGTTTCGATAACTATAATGGTGAATATGTGAGAATTGAAGATGGAGAATCCATGGTTGCTGAAATTGATCAGCAAGAAGGGTGGGCAAGCAAACAAGTAACATTTTATGCTGAGCTAATTGATCTGCAAACTCATTCCAGAGTTGGTTATGTGCCATCAAAGATGGCTGCACAGGTGGAAGATAATGAGTGGGTTTCACAAAAGAAGATGTTGGCATTGTTGACTGAACCGACTGTAGTAGCTGAAGATACAGGGACTGATGCAGATGGAGAGGAGGGAACCCATGGTGCTAGGAAGATTGTTGTTGACTGGAATGTAGTAGAGTTGAATGAAAAAACAGATTTGGTCATTACACCAATATCTGACATTGATATGGCCGAAATGTTTGGCATTCAAGTTGATGACAAAGATAAGGAGAAGGATGACAGTTCTTTGCCTGCTGATGGTAACACATGCCCTAGAAATGCAaatgaggatgaagaagagctgaTGAGAGAGGCTGCAGATGATGTGGATGATGCAGATGATAATGAGCTGGTTTGTTTGTATGACAAAGAGAACCCAGTTATTGAGGTGGGAAAGTTGTGGCCAAGCATGAAGGAGTTTAGGATGTCTTTCAGGACCTATTCAGTGAAAATAGAGTTTGATGCCAAGACTATGTGGACTGAtcgaaaaaaaattatgctcggtGCAAAGGTTATGATGGTGGTGGCAATCCTTGCAAATGGTACTTGTCTGCCAGACTACAACCTGATGGAAGTACAGTAA